One Balaenoptera ricei isolate mBalRic1 chromosome 16, mBalRic1.hap2, whole genome shotgun sequence genomic window carries:
- the LOC132350903 gene encoding neuropeptide Y receptor type 4-2 gives MNISHFLALLFPESPQGQNRSKSSSLYTSYNFSDYCQDSIDPMVFIVTSYSIETIVGVLGNLCLICVTIRQKEKANVTNLLIANLAFSDFLMCLICQPLTAIYTIMDYWIFGEVLCKISAFIQCMSVTVSILSLVLVALERHQLIINPTGWKPSVSQAYLGIVVIWLIAGFLSLPFLANSILENVFHKNHSKALEFLVDKVVCTESWPLDHHRIIYTTFLLLFQYCIPLAFILVCYVRIYQRLRKRGQVFRKGTCSFRAWQMKRINVILVVMVAAFAVLWLPLHVFNSLEDWYHEAIPICHGNLIFLVCHLLAMASTCVNPFIYGFLNTNFKKEVKALVLTCQQSIPVEESEHLPLSTVHTEVSKGSLRLSGRSNPI, from the coding sequence ATGAACATCTCTCACTTCCTGGCCTTGCTGTTCCCAGAATCCCCACAGGGTCAAAACAGGAGCAAGTCAAGTTCTCTGTACACTTCATACAACTTCTCTGACTACTGCCAGGATTCCATAGACCCAATGGTCTTCATTGTCACCTCCTACAGCATTGAGACCATTGTGGGAGTCCTGGGCAACCTCTGCCTGATATGTGTGACCATTAGGCAGAAGGAGAAGGCCAATGTGACCAACCTGCTTATTGCCAACCTGGCCTTCTCTGACTTCCTCATGTGCCTCATCTGCCAGCCACTCACGGCTATCTACACCATCATGGACTACTGGATCTTTGGCGAGGTCCTTTGCAAGATATCGGCCTTTATCCAGTGTATGTCGGTGACAGTCTCCATCCTCTCGCTTGTACTTGTTGCTCTGGAGAGGCATCAGCTCATCATCAATCCAACAGGCTGGAAACCCAGTGTCTCCCAGGCCTACCTGGGGATTGTGGTCATCTGGCTCATTGCGGGCTTCCTTTCCCTGCCCTTCCTGGCTAACAGCATCCTAGAGAATGTCTTTCATAAGAACCACTCCAAGGCTCTGGAGTTTCTGGTGGATAAGGTGGTCTGTACTGAGTCCTGGCCACTGGACCATCACCGCATCATCTACACCACCTTTCTGCTGCTCTTCCAATACTGCATCCCACTGGCCTTCATCTTGGTCTGCTACGTTCGCATCTACCAGCGTCTGCGGAAGCGGGGACAGGTATTCCGCAAGGGCACCTGCAGCTTTCGGGCTTGGCAGATGAAGCGGATCAATGTGATCCTTGTGGTAATGGTGGCTGCCTTTGCTGTGCTTTGGCTGCCCCTGCATGTGTTCAACAGCCTGGAGGACTGGTACCATGAGGCCATCCCCATCTGTCATGGCAACCTCATCTTCTTGGTGTGCCACCTGCTTGCCATGGCCTCTACCTGTGTCAACCCTTTCATCTATGGCTTTCTCAACACcaacttcaagaaggaggtcaaGGCCCTGGTGCTGACTTGCCAGCAGAGCATCCCTGTGGAGGAGTCCGAGCATCTGCCTCTGTCCACAGTGCACACGGAAGTCTCCAAAGGGTCTCTGAGGCTCAGTGGCAGGTCCAACCCCATCTAG